A stretch of Neisseria subflava DNA encodes these proteins:
- a CDS encoding Rne/Rng family ribonuclease, protein MLSGIPIPKDAVRPSETVLVNITPQETRVAVLEENNICELHIERNSGHSLVGNIYLGVVKRVLPGMQSAFIDIGLERAAFLHIVDVLEQRRNPDETQRIEHMLFEGQSVLVQVIKDPINTKGARLSTQISLAGRFLVHLPQEDHIGISQRIEDDAERSNLRERLNNLLPENACHGYIIRTNAENASDAQLQSDINYLTKVWEHIQKQAKIQPPETLLYQDLPLSLRVLRDMFSLDTHKILVDSTENHRRMTQFAEQYVQGALGRIELFKGERPLFETHNIEQEIARALQPRVNLNFGSYLIIESTEAMTTIDVNTGGFVGARNFDETIFRTNLEACHTIARELRLRNLGGIIIIDFIDMAQEIHREAVLQELAKALSFDRTRVTLNGFTSLGLVELTRKRSRENLSQILCEPCPSCQGRGRLKTPQTVCYEIQREIVREARRYDVQAFRILAAPNVIDLFLDEESQSLAMLIDFIGKPISLAVETAYTQEQYDIVLL, encoded by the coding sequence ATGCTTTCAGGAATTCCCATCCCTAAGGACGCCGTGCGTCCGTCCGAAACCGTCCTCGTCAACATTACGCCGCAAGAAACGCGTGTGGCCGTTTTGGAAGAGAACAATATCTGCGAGCTGCACATCGAGCGCAACAGCGGCCACAGCTTGGTTGGCAATATTTATTTGGGCGTTGTCAAACGCGTTCTCCCCGGTATGCAAAGCGCGTTTATCGATATCGGTTTGGAACGCGCCGCATTTTTGCACATCGTCGATGTCCTCGAACAACGCCGCAATCCGGACGAAACCCAACGCATCGAACACATGCTCTTTGAAGGTCAGTCCGTTTTGGTTCAGGTCATCAAAGACCCCATCAACACCAAAGGCGCGCGCCTGTCCACCCAAATCTCACTGGCCGGCCGTTTCCTCGTCCATCTTCCGCAAGAAGACCACATCGGCATTTCACAACGCATTGAAGACGATGCCGAACGCAGCAATTTAAGGGAGCGCCTCAACAACCTTCTGCCCGAAAACGCCTGCCACGGCTACATTATCCGCACCAACGCCGAAAACGCTTCCGATGCCCAACTGCAATCAGACATCAACTATCTGACCAAAGTGTGGGAACACATTCAAAAACAGGCAAAAATTCAGCCGCCCGAAACCCTGCTCTATCAAGATTTGCCTTTGAGCCTGCGCGTATTGCGCGATATGTTCAGCCTCGATACGCACAAAATCCTGGTCGACTCGACAGAAAACCACCGCCGCATGACCCAGTTTGCCGAACAATACGTTCAAGGCGCATTGGGCAGAATCGAGCTGTTCAAAGGCGAACGCCCCCTATTTGAAACCCACAACATCGAACAGGAAATCGCCCGCGCTCTGCAACCGCGCGTCAACCTCAACTTCGGCAGCTACCTCATCATCGAGTCCACCGAAGCCATGACCACCATCGATGTCAATACCGGCGGCTTTGTCGGCGCGCGCAATTTTGATGAAACCATCTTCCGCACCAACCTCGAAGCCTGCCACACCATCGCCCGAGAGCTTCGCCTGCGCAATCTCGGCGGCATCATCATCATCGACTTCATCGACATGGCGCAAGAGATCCACCGCGAAGCCGTCCTGCAAGAACTTGCCAAAGCCCTCAGTTTCGACCGTACCCGCGTTACCCTCAACGGCTTTACCAGTCTAGGCCTTGTTGAACTGACTCGCAAACGCTCGCGTGAAAACTTAAGCCAAATTCTCTGCGAACCCTGCCCTTCCTGCCAAGGCAGGGGCCGTCTGAAAACGCCGCAAACCGTGTGCTACGAAATCCAACGCGAAATCGTCCGCGAAGCGCGCCGCTACGATGTCCAAGCCTTCCGCATTTT